Proteins encoded by one window of Danaus plexippus chromosome Z, MEX_DaPlex, whole genome shotgun sequence:
- the LOC116777670 gene encoding hsp70-binding protein 1, which produces MASGNPNNQAVGAMNVENDGAEPVQPRQPTNLQGLLRFAVEATKAEDAPGNSELGPMDEERRKFLEEALKSLTIDVAEVLQKSIKILSDSERIQSIQLGQELPDDVDVAFANILELVDNIDTANDFYKLGGFAILPICLGSENDKIRSRASSILAELCQNNPFCQARALECGLFNVMLHLAPSEKGMALAKCISAISSMARDFKPSLQELTAQGGCELLANTLQGSDISARTRAAFLIRYLCNSYVDAKDKFIHQNIVKIIADLLKEGRDDTSEHLLSILDTLVQDVDPKVIKLCRDPGLNLDNILKEHLKNPELDECFIEERDYCRSILRVLENFPQFEQLNSEVDR; this is translated from the exons ATGGCTTCAGGAAATCCTAACAATCAAGCTGTGGGCGCTATGAACGTTGAAAACGACGGTGCAGAGCCGGTGCAGCCTCGACAACCTACAAATTTACAG ggACTTCTCCGCTTTGCTGTGGAAGCTACTAAGGCTGAAGATGCCCCTGGCAATTCAGAGCTGGGGCCGATGGATGAAgag AGACGTAAATTTTTGGAGGAAGCTCTCAAGAGTCTTACAATAGATGTGGCAGAGGTGTTACAAAAGAGCATTAAGATCCTGAGTGATTCTGAGAGGATCCAAAGCATCCAGCTGGGCCAGGAGTTACCGGATGATGTGGATGTTGCTTTTGCTAACATCCTCGAACTTGTTGATAATATTGATACAGCCAACG ATTTTTACAAACTTGGTGGTTTTGCAATCTTACCTATCTGTCTTGGAAGTGAGAATGATAAAATCAGGTCTCGAGCTAGTTCAATACTAGCTGAGCTGTGTCAGAACAATCCATTCTGTCAGGCTCGAGCATTGGAGTGTGGATTATTCAATGTGATGTTGCACTTAGCCCCGAGCGAGAAGGGAATGGCACTTGCTAAGTGTATATCGGCCATATCAT CCATGGCTCGTGACTTCAAGCCATCACTACAGGAGTTGACGGCACAGGGAGGTTGTGAATTGCTGGCCAACACCCTTCAGGGTTCCGATATCTCAGCAAGGACTAGAGCTGCATTCCTGATAAGATACCTGTGTAACAGTTATGTGGATGCTAAAG ATAAATTCATCCATCAGAACATAGTAAAGATAATAGCAGATCTCCTCAAAGAAGGCAGAGATGATACTTCAGAGCACCTCCTGAGTATTTTGGACACTTTGGTACAAGATGTGGATCCCAAAGTGATCAAACTATGCAGAGATCCAGGCTTAAATCTGGATAACATTTTGAAGGAACACCTCAAGAATCCAGAGCTTGATGAATGTTTCATTGAAGAGAGAGATTATTGTCGGTCTATCTTAAGAGTACTTGAAAACTTCCCACAATTTGAACAGCTTAACAGCGAAGTGGATAGATAA